In the genome of Streptomyces sp. SAI-127, the window CCCGGAGGAGGCGGAGCGCCTGTGGACGCTGTCGGCGGAGCTCACGGGCGTGAACGCGTTCGCCTGAGCCTGGGGATTGCCGGCGTCGAGGTCGCCGGGGCCCTTTGACACGGCCGACGCCGAGGCGCAGGGACTCGGCCTCCGCCAATCGCTACGCCGCCTCGAGTTCCTGCACCCCGTACAGCGCGGCGGGCGCCCCCGTCTGCAGAGCCCAGTAGCGGTCGCCGTAGGACCAGTGCCACCACTCGGTCGGATAGTTGACCAGGCCCGCCGCGCTCAGCGCCTCGCCCAGCACGGCCCGGTTGGCCTTGGCCTTCTCGGTGATGTTGCCGGCGCCCGTGTAGCAGGCGCCGTCGCTCTCCTCCGGGTTGGCGTTCATGGCGGTGCCCAGGTCGAGTTCGCGGCCGTCGGCGTCGGTGAGGGTGAGGTCGACGGCCGCGCCGGCGCTGTGCGGGGCTATCTCGGGCGGGGAGACATAGCGGCTGGCCGCGCTGCGGATCCGGTCGGCGGACCAGTCCGGGTGGGCGGCGCGCAGTGCGTCGGCGTACGTCTCGAAGTAGTGCCGCTGGAGGGCGGGCGGCCGGTACCCCTCGACGTAGAGCAGCCGCAGGCCGTCGGGCAGCAGGGCCTGCG includes:
- a CDS encoding M15 family metallopeptidase, giving the protein MSEIILMSDARVAAVPVEENGEPLVDVRAHLRVDDRKHEDSRGAEVHLRQGVLDRLLRAQALLPDGLRLLYVEGYRPPALQRHYFETYADALRAAHPDWSADRIRSAASRYVSPPEIAPHSAGAAVDLTLTDADGRELDLGTAMNANPEESDGACYTGAGNITEKAKANRAVLGEALSAAGLVNYPTEWWHWSYGDRYWALQTGAPAALYGVQELEAA